One Natrinema longum genomic window, TCTCTCGCGAGAGCCATACCCGGACGACAACGAACTGACGGATAATACCTCGGGCGGGCACCGCGGTTCCGAAACACACAATTTGATGTGGTGTGCCGTACCACGAGCGAGCATGACGGACGAGTATACTGGCGCGGATCTCTTCACTGACGCTCTCGAGACCTACGGCGTCGACTACGTCTTCGGCAATCCGGGGACGACCGAACTCCCGATCATGGACGCGATCGGCGACAGCGACCTCGAGTATCGGCTCGGCCTCCACGAGGACATCGCGGTCGGGATGGCCGGCGGCTACGCCCAGCGGCGGCGGTATCACGCCCACCACGACGACTCCGTTACCCCGGTCGGGGTGGCGAACCTCCATATCGCGCCCGGCCTGGCCCACGGACTCGGCAACCTCTATGCGGCCAAGATCGCCGGCGCGCCGCTGGTCGTGACGGCGGGCAATCACAGCACGGATTTCCGCCACGAGGAGCCCATTCTCTCGGGGAACCTGGTCGATATGGCCGAGGAGTTCTGCAAGTGGTCCGACGAGGTACTCGACGTCTCGGCGCTGCCGGCGATGCTCCGGCGGGCCTTCCGCGTCGCGATGACGCCCCCGACCGGTCCGGTCTTCCTGGGGCTCCCCCTCGACGTGATGATGAGCGAAACCGACGCCGAGCCCGAACGGCTCGGCCCGATTCCCAACGGCGGCAGCGGCGATCCGGCCCAACTCGAGCGGGCCGCAGACCTGCTCGCCGAAGCCGACGACCCGGTGATGGTCGTCGGCGACCACGTCGCCCGCTCGGGAGCCGACGCCGTCGCCGCTGCGGTCGACCTCGCGGAGGCGACGGGGGCCCGCGTCCACGGCGAGATCCTCTCCTGCGAGGTGGACTTCCCGACCGACCACGAGCAGTGGGTCTCCTACCTGCCGACCAGCGAGGACTTGGCCGCGATGTTGATGGACACTGACACGATCTGCTTTGCGGGCGTCTCGACGAACACGACGCTGACCCGCCACGAGGAGGCGCTGGTCGACCCCGGGACGACCTGCATCCACCTGAGCGACGACAGCTGGCAGGTGGGCAAGAACCAGCCGGCCGACGCAGCCGTGATCGGCGATCCGGGACTCGTCATGCAGGGGATCACCGAACGCGTTCAGGAGCGACTCTCGGACGATGTCGTGGCCGAGCGCCTCGAGGCGGTCGCCGAGGTCAAAGAGCTGGCAGAGGCCAAGATGGCCGGCTACGGCGAAGGCGACGCGGAGGACGATCCCCGCGCCTCGAAGGCGGAGTTGGTCGACGCGATGGAGCGC contains:
- a CDS encoding thiamine pyrophosphate-binding protein, whose protein sequence is MTDEYTGADLFTDALETYGVDYVFGNPGTTELPIMDAIGDSDLEYRLGLHEDIAVGMAGGYAQRRRYHAHHDDSVTPVGVANLHIAPGLAHGLGNLYAAKIAGAPLVVTAGNHSTDFRHEEPILSGNLVDMAEEFCKWSDEVLDVSALPAMLRRAFRVAMTPPTGPVFLGLPLDVMMSETDAEPERLGPIPNGGSGDPAQLERAADLLAEADDPVMVVGDHVARSGADAVAAAVDLAEATGARVHGEILSCEVDFPTDHEQWVSYLPTSEDLAAMLMDTDTICFAGVSTNTTLTRHEEALVDPGTTCIHLSDDSWQVGKNQPADAAVIGDPGLVMQGITERVQERLSDDVVAERLEAVAEVKELAEAKMAGYGEGDAEDDPRASKAELVDAMERVAGDAAIVDEGVTSKYAMLTRWDLAPEQYISNKGGGLGYGLPAAVGAAVAEAQRDDPDDVIGFIGDGSYQYYPHSIYSAARYDLDLTVVISDNRNYRILKDNTLSIMGGEEDDYEFVGMDFEPAVDLVQNAESHGARAERVETPDGIEGALEDALGRDGPDVLDVLVHD